A single region of the Synergistaceae bacterium genome encodes:
- a CDS encoding homoserine dehydrogenase, whose translation MINIAILGYGNIGSGVGTVIEQNCAEIKRVLGDTLHVKYILDIRDIPGVVNDINVIVNDPDIKVVCETMGGKEPAYTYTHLALERGISVCSSNKELVDAYGVELSAIAREHNCSYLFEASVGGGIPIIRPLRESCAHEKITLIAGILNGTCNYILTNMKAGKDFATALREAQEKGFAERNPAADVEGHDTARKIAILASLVSGKKYSYEQVSCEGITDITPEDFAMAESRGMSIKLLGVYDAQKNSVNVAPYLVPPSSPLYGVNDVFNGIMVHGTQVDNLMFYGRGAGKLPTASAVVSDVIECAKNIGRNIPNCFDGLKPAEVSEPPAKPEGEKFRVLA comes from the coding sequence ATGATAAACATTGCGATACTGGGCTACGGCAACATAGGCAGCGGAGTAGGGACGGTCATTGAGCAGAACTGCGCGGAGATAAAGCGTGTACTCGGCGATACGCTTCACGTGAAGTACATCCTCGACATCAGGGACATTCCCGGCGTGGTCAATGACATCAACGTCATCGTGAACGACCCGGACATCAAGGTCGTCTGCGAGACGATGGGCGGAAAAGAACCGGCTTACACCTACACTCACCTTGCACTTGAGCGCGGAATCTCCGTGTGTTCGTCGAACAAAGAGCTTGTTGACGCGTACGGCGTGGAACTCAGCGCGATTGCCCGCGAGCACAACTGCTCGTACCTGTTCGAGGCGAGCGTAGGCGGAGGAATACCGATAATCCGTCCTCTCAGGGAATCATGTGCGCACGAGAAAATTACGCTGATTGCTGGAATCCTCAACGGCACGTGCAACTACATTCTGACGAACATGAAGGCGGGCAAGGACTTCGCGACGGCATTGCGCGAGGCACAGGAGAAAGGTTTTGCGGAGAGAAATCCTGCGGCGGACGTTGAAGGGCACGACACGGCACGGAAGATAGCTATTCTCGCGTCTCTTGTTTCGGGGAAGAAATATTCCTACGAGCAAGTCAGCTGCGAGGGCATCACGGACATTACCCCCGAAGACTTCGCGATGGCAGAGTCGCGCGGAATGTCCATCAAGCTGCTCGGTGTCTATGACGCACAGAAGAACAGCGTGAACGTCGCACCGTACCTTGTGCCGCCCTCTTCACCGCTTTACGGCGTTAATGATGTCTTCAACGGCATAATGGTTCACGGCACGCAGGTGGACAACCTCATGTTCTACGGCAGGGGAGCGGGCAAACTTCCGACAGCCAGCGCGGTTGTCTCTGACGTAATCGAGTGCGCAAAGAACATCGGCAGGAACATCCCCAACTGCTTTGACGGCCTCAAGCCCGCCGAAGTCTCCGAACCTCCAGCAAAACCAGAGGGCGAAAAGTTCAGGGTGCTGGCTTAA
- a CDS encoding aspartate kinase: MKKVVKFGGSSLADAGQFRKVGDIIRSDASRVYVVPSAPGKRYDGDIKVTDLLYECYELAVKGQNFYEPFLAVKDRYNGIIQDLGLSLSLAEAFDAIENKLLHEPERDYTASRGEYLNGLVMAAFLGYEFVDAAEVIFFGEDGSFDQARTDAVLVPRLEGCEHAVIPGFYGTGADGRIRTFSRGGSDITGSIVARACKAGVYENWTDVSGLLMADPHIVSSPAVMRNITYKELRELSYMGASVMHEDAIFPVKKAGIPINIRNTNCPEDPGTWIVANTARRSEYTITGIAGRKNFCSIVIAKDLMHSQPDFYTKVVQCFSENNIPLEHLPSGIDTMTVIVQEAKFIEHEQEVLSRIAKIVQPESLEVESGIALIAVVGRSMKSQTGTAARIFRALAAARINVRMIDQGASELNIIVGVLNEDFERAIRSIYHSFVDASE; this comes from the coding sequence ATGAAGAAGGTCGTAAAGTTCGGCGGAAGTTCTCTTGCTGATGCGGGGCAGTTCCGCAAGGTCGGAGACATAATCAGGAGCGATGCAAGCCGCGTATACGTTGTGCCCTCAGCTCCGGGAAAACGTTACGACGGGGACATCAAGGTTACTGACCTGCTCTACGAGTGCTATGAACTCGCCGTGAAGGGACAGAACTTCTATGAGCCGTTCCTTGCCGTGAAAGACAGGTACAACGGGATAATTCAGGATCTTGGCCTGAGCCTCTCGCTCGCTGAGGCATTCGACGCAATAGAAAACAAACTGCTTCATGAGCCTGAGAGGGACTACACAGCCTCGCGCGGAGAGTACCTGAACGGCCTCGTGATGGCGGCGTTCTTGGGGTATGAGTTTGTTGACGCGGCGGAAGTTATCTTCTTCGGCGAGGACGGCAGCTTCGACCAGGCCAGGACGGACGCGGTTCTTGTCCCGAGACTTGAGGGCTGTGAACACGCTGTGATTCCCGGCTTTTATGGTACGGGTGCTGACGGCAGGATAAGAACGTTCTCTCGCGGGGGCTCGGACATTACGGGCTCGATTGTTGCGCGCGCGTGCAAAGCAGGTGTCTACGAGAACTGGACGGACGTTAGCGGACTTCTCATGGCAGACCCGCACATAGTCAGCAGCCCTGCAGTCATGCGCAACATCACCTACAAGGAGCTTCGCGAACTCTCCTACATGGGCGCGAGCGTGATGCACGAGGACGCGATTTTCCCCGTCAAGAAGGCCGGAATCCCAATCAACATCCGCAACACCAACTGTCCCGAAGACCCGGGAACGTGGATTGTCGCCAACACTGCGCGGCGTTCGGAGTACACAATCACGGGCATAGCTGGCCGCAAGAACTTCTGCTCCATCGTCATCGCGAAAGATCTCATGCACTCACAGCCTGACTTCTACACGAAAGTTGTGCAGTGCTTCTCCGAGAACAATATTCCCCTCGAGCACCTGCCCAGCGGAATCGACACAATGACCGTCATAGTTCAGGAGGCCAAGTTCATCGAGCACGAGCAGGAAGTCTTGAGCAGGATAGCGAAGATCGTCCAGCCCGAATCGCTCGAGGTCGAGTCGGGAATAGCGTTGATTGCTGTTGTTGGACGGAGCATGAAGTCCCAGACAGGAACGGCCGCCCGTATTTTCCGTGCACTTGCCGCCGCAAGGATAAATGTCCGCATGATAGATCAGGGAGCAAGCGAGCTGAATATCATTGTCGGAGTCCTCAACGAAGATTTCGAGCGGGCAATACGGTCAATCTACCACTCTTTTGTGGACGCAAGCGAATAA
- the asd gene encoding aspartate-semialdehyde dehydrogenase has translation MQKKLRVGVLGATGMVGQRFIQILHNHPWFDVKVIAASPNSKGKTYEEAMAGRWLLDEPIPENVKGMVLDDVNDVAGIADSVDFVFSAVNMTKDEIKAIEEAYARTETPVVSNNSAHRWTPDVPMIIPEINPEHAEVIQYQRKRLGTSRGFIAVKPNCSIQSYAPAFAAWREFEPYEAIVTTYQAISGAGKNFSTWPEMVGNVIPYIGGEEEKSEKEPLRIFGHIEGGQIVPASEPRISAQCIRIPVLYGHTAATFVKFRKAPESKEVLIEKLRSFSGIPQQAKLPTAPEHFIQYMEEDNRPQVTLDVNYGGGMGVSIGRLRPDTIYDWKFVGLSHNTLRGAAGGAVECAELLVHMNYIEAK, from the coding sequence TTGCAGAAAAAGTTACGCGTCGGAGTTTTAGGCGCAACAGGCATGGTAGGACAGAGATTCATCCAGATACTTCACAATCACCCGTGGTTTGATGTAAAGGTCATAGCCGCATCCCCCAACAGCAAGGGCAAGACCTACGAGGAAGCTATGGCGGGACGCTGGCTTCTCGACGAGCCGATACCCGAGAACGTTAAAGGCATGGTGCTTGATGACGTTAATGATGTTGCGGGCATCGCGGACAGTGTTGATTTCGTGTTCAGTGCAGTGAACATGACGAAGGACGAAATCAAGGCCATCGAGGAAGCCTACGCGAGGACAGAGACCCCCGTAGTCTCGAACAACTCCGCGCACCGCTGGACACCTGACGTGCCGATGATAATCCCCGAAATCAACCCCGAACACGCTGAAGTGATTCAGTACCAGCGCAAGAGGCTGGGAACTTCGCGCGGATTCATCGCCGTGAAGCCCAACTGCTCGATTCAGAGCTATGCTCCTGCGTTTGCGGCGTGGAGGGAGTTCGAGCCGTATGAAGCCATCGTAACAACCTATCAGGCAATCAGCGGCGCAGGCAAGAACTTTTCTACGTGGCCGGAAATGGTCGGCAACGTAATCCCCTACATCGGCGGCGAGGAAGAGAAGTCCGAGAAAGAACCTCTCCGCATCTTCGGGCACATTGAGGGCGGGCAGATTGTCCCAGCAAGCGAACCCAGAATCTCCGCGCAGTGCATAAGAATCCCCGTGCTTTACGGCCACACTGCGGCAACGTTCGTGAAGTTCAGGAAAGCTCCCGAGAGCAAAGAAGTCCTCATCGAGAAGCTCCGTTCGTTCTCCGGCATTCCTCAGCAGGCCAAGCTCCCGACAGCACCCGAACACTTCATCCAGTACATGGAGGAGGACAACAGGCCTCAGGTTACGCTTGACGTGAATTACGGCGGAGGAATGGGAGTCAGCATCGGCAGGCTTCGTCCTGACACAATCTACGACTGGAAGTTTGTCGGGCTCTCGCACAACACCTTGCGCGGTGCGGCGGGCGGAGCAGTCGAGTGCGCAGAACTCCTTGTGCACATGAACTACATCGAGGCGAAGTAG